In Episyrphus balteatus chromosome 4, idEpiBalt1.1, whole genome shotgun sequence, the sequence cgcacacgaaCTTAacaacgaattcaaaagtctgacATCTTTAAATCGACCTTTTATGGTTTTTACGTGGTCAAATAACGCGAGGTTTCCAAATATTGTGCGTAGGCTACATTAACACAAATTCACCTTCTGAAGATAAAGACTGAttttctgtcatttttcctaagcctaagacattaatcttgacgatgcgatcaatagaactcaataTATAATCTGTTTTAGCGGCtatgttttggaagtttttctctttaatttattgtttgtttaaataaataataggtaaagaatattttcttatactcataTAAATGTTGTTTATTTAACAAACGTTTTCGAGAATTCTTATCATTTTCATCTTTAAACATGAATTATCGAAAACGTTTGTTAAATAAACAACATttatatgacttttttttagctattatttatttaaagagcCCATAATTATAGTCTCCAAAAACGTATCTTATTACTTATTcaaatttattgtttgtttgaattcaaaactctcCAATAAAAGAGCTGATATCGTTAGTTTAAAATGCTTATATTTCAAGATTTCTTTGTCGCATCGCCCAGATTGAGGTATTCAGGCTTaaggaaaatgacagagcatgagttcttatattcagaatgtgaatttgtgttaatttagcctactcatactaattggaaaactcgcgacgTTTTTTGTTCGCGTCGTTTAACCCCCCAAAGACtatataaagccgcgatttaaagctgccagactttcgatTTTGTTATAACtatgcataaggctataaaactgcatatttaatattttgttatacctccacttccactgggctctcggtctataattGTTTTATGTTAAATTTGTAATTGCTTTGGCTTGCAGATCATAAAAGTGATCATTCCCATCAACATCGTCGTGCTGAGAAAGAATTGTATGTGCCAGCGTTTCGTCGACGTGAAATGGAGAAGGAGAAAAGATCCAACGGAGAAATTGACAGTCGTTCAAGTCGCAAGCGTTCGAGCTCGACggataaaaacaaaagagatAGTTCTGCCGAAAGACTGCCCCAACAACGTATTGGTTCTCGCGTAGTAGTTGCACCTCCTAAACCAGATTTAATTGATGACGATGTGGATAGTCAGAGGACAGATCGGCCTGTTAATTCAGTTATTAAAATCAAACCTCGACCTTCTATATCTCCAAGCAAGCAGGCTTGCAAGAATTTACTTCTACGTGCTGTTGCCGAAGCTCAGCGCTCGACAATTTTGATCAAACCAAAGAAAGATGTTTCATCAACTCGTAAGAGTTCGGGGGGTGGCGGTGGAGGTAGCCAATCGTCAACacgaaatacaaaattttttacgaAATCATATCGCGATCGAATAAGTCGTGATGCTTTGATTCGACGAACTGCAAAGAATTTTGTTATCGAAGTAAAGGCTGATGCAGATAGGCATCATGAGGATGAGGATGAAGAAATGGATCAATATGAAGATGAGGAATACGTGCCGGAGCATATTTCAGACAGAGGTGAATCTGACTTGGAGCTTATTTACATACCGCAAGCAATTAATTTCACTACCAACGAAGAGGAAGAGTAAGTTTGTTCATTAAATAATCCAATAaggtaaaataaattgaatttataatattttcagtATAAGCCGTGAGATAAATGATGAAAACACAAACCAAAGCAAAACTCAGTTTGTGGTCACTCTAAATGGTGAGtaatcttttttctaaaaacaacttttattcCAAGCCTATTTCTTTTGCATATTTTTAGATAAAACATCATCAAACTACAAAAGCAAGTCTAAAAGTTCACGTTTGAATGGTGCTGAACATTCATCAAGTCGCTCATCGGAATCACATAAAAGTTCACGTGAAAAAGTCGTCGACATAAGAAGTCGTTTGACActcaaaaaagaacaacaaaaacaacaagctCGAAACGATCGTGAATCAAATTCATCACCATCATGCAGTACCCCTCCTCGACCATCATCGGCTATGTCGTCAAGTAAAAAATccgaattgattaaaatttacaaaagacccaaagaagtaaagaaaatcGTTATTAAGAATGACTCTGAAGATGATGACTTCCATAGTCCAAAAAAAGAATCACCAAATAAAGCTACTACAACACATATCGCGAAGgaggaaaaaattaatttgcctACTATTGACGATCAGAAGGCAAATGCATCGACAGCAGCAGATACAGAAGAAGAAGGTTCCATGACACCACCTCTGCCGGCGGTTCATCGTAAACAGCACGAAGAAAAACAGACAGAAAAAACAACACCGGAGAATAATACGCCTAATAAACGCAAGAGACAgcttattaaatttgatttggTTAATAAGCAATTGAAAGTTGAAGAACCTGTGGTTCCGGCTAAGCGTAGATCAAAGAGTGGCGAGCGGGAGAATGTGCTATATAATGAAGTTGAAACGAATGTGGATGATGGACATAAAATCTCAATTAGAAATTTAGAGTCAAAGAAATATGATAATTTGCCATCGTCATGTAAgttggattttttaaatatctaggTCTGTTCCATACTGATTTTAGCTGAAGAAGATCTCAGAAACTTGGGGAAGATTTCTTATATTCGcgattgttttgcaaatttttcaagATATAAGCTTAAGTTGTTTGAAATCTTCACTAAATTTTACAGTACACAAAAAGTGTGGAATAGAGCGCTTCTACTAACTTTACTcttatataattaattttactattcatcaatttttgttttcagtaaATTCAGTTCCAATTGATTCATCATTAGTTATTAAATCTAAGCCTAAGGAACGCTGTAAATATTTCCCGACTTGTACCAAAAATACATGTGAATTCTATCATCCAGCAGCGCCATGCAAGAGTTTCCCCAATTGcaaatttgcagaaaaatgtcTATATGTTCATCCCAAATGCAAATTCGATCTAACTTGCGCCAAGATCGGATGTAATTTTCAACATAGCGCTCCAATAGGTGGACAACTTTCAGCACCACCTTTATGTGAGTGTTTAATGAAATATACATATTATTAatctttataaattataatattaattcatgtatttatttttttatttttgttaaattaaagcTTCACATGTAGTTCCAGTACAGAACTATAAATCAATTTCATCAACTGCGGTATCAACATCGATGTGTAAATTTTACCCGAATTGTTCAAAACCCGGTTGTCCGTTCTTCCATCCAAAGATGTGTAAATTCGGCAGAAATTGCATCAATAAAATGGAATGTAATTTCTATCATCACGATTCAGCTAGCAGTAAATTTAAATGGGTTGCATCAATTGTATAAGAATA encodes:
- the LOC129918061 gene encoding zinc finger CCCH domain-containing protein 14, with translation MDNLGSEVGQKMRSAVKAKLLELGTGGSAGYIDDELPDYVMIMVANKRSKQQMISDLNLFLGSQTDLFVTWLHEVLQKLQEVTLPAVALQKKRKTNQKDEAALSKKDKKEKKKDKKTQKKPSEQECTEITSITDVFAGELLEKAKKTFEIDENAVQKDKKQENDSPTQKDETDDFNIPTISEMSSSSTQQRVVTSETREKDLAELADIQKKIFAAKKQLKILDDVDESEDEDFLNIKEDGEEFEESNELGREKKKQSKAKSPIVFDREQLEREASPIPAHVNEVRVVASSLDTHPIEKHLHSVNSSSSRMQVDHSHHHHKHDNMERQEHGAKDGNVKKKSIHERLGHIARDHKSDHSHQHRRAEKELYVPAFRRREMEKEKRSNGEIDSRSSRKRSSSTDKNKRDSSAERLPQQRIGSRVVVAPPKPDLIDDDVDSQRTDRPVNSVIKIKPRPSISPSKQACKNLLLRAVAEAQRSTILIKPKKDVSSTRKSSGGGGGGSQSSTRNTKFFTKSYRDRISRDALIRRTAKNFVIEVKADADRHHEDEDEEMDQYEDEEYVPEHISDRGESDLELIYIPQAINFTTNEEEDISREINDENTNQSKTQFVVTLNDKTSSNYKSKSKSSRLNGAEHSSSRSSESHKSSREKVVDIRSRLTLKKEQQKQQARNDRESNSSPSCSTPPRPSSAMSSSKKSELIKIYKRPKEVKKIVIKNDSEDDDFHSPKKESPNKATTTHIAKEEKINLPTIDDQKANASTAADTEEEGSMTPPLPAVHRKQHEEKQTEKTTPENNTPNKRKRQLIKFDLVNKQLKVEEPVVPAKRRSKSGERENVLYNEVETNVDDGHKISIRNLESKKYDNLPSSLNSVPIDSSLVIKSKPKERCKYFPTCTKNTCEFYHPAAPCKSFPNCKFAEKCLYVHPKCKFDLTCAKIGCNFQHSAPIGGQLSAPPLSSHVVPVQNYKSISSTAVSTSMCKFYPNCSKPGCPFFHPKMCKFGRNCINKMECNFYHHDSASSKFKWVASIV